The Candidatus Cloacimonadota bacterium genome includes the window TGGCACCATCGATGTGGAGCAGCATATTGTGGGCGTGGGCAAAATCTGCCAGCGCCATAATTTCTTCCACACTGTAGAGAGTGCCATACTCGGTACTTTGGGAGATGGATACTATTTTGAACTGGGAGTGATGCTGATCGCGATTTCCCAACAGGCGGGGGGCAATCAATTCCGGGCTAAGCTTGCCATCCTTTGTTTTGATGGGGCTCAAGCGAGCTTGACTGCACTTTTGCACGGCTCCGCATTCATCCACATTGATGTGAGCGCTTTCGGCGCAGATGATGGCATTGAAAGAACGAATCAGGGATTGCAAGGCTACCACATTGGCGCCGGTACCCGTCATCACCAGGGTGGCCTCGCATTCACCGCCAAACAGCGCTTCCAATTCCCGGATGATGTCGTGAGTGAGAGGATCGTCGCCATAGGCGGGGCAAAAGCCGGTATTTACCTTTTGCAGTGCGGAGAATACGGTGAAGTGAATCCCGCTATGATTATCGCTGCCAAAACTGATGGGAAACATTGCAAACTCCATTTCTTTTCTATGGAATCAGAATAAATTGCCTCAGCCTTTATGTCAAGAGGGGATTCTATTTTTTGCACTCTCCCATATGCTGCGATCCGTTACTAATCGAGATAGCCGAGAACAGCAGGTATGAAGTATACTACCCTTTCCCCCGATGCATCTCGTGTACCCGTATGCCTTACCAGTAGCTGATTTACAGGATTTGTCCCAGAGCTGTCCGACATATAGATAACCGAAGTTGAGCAGAAAAAACTCCAAATTTGTCATATTGGAATCGTAACACATTGATACATATACCTCGGGTACGCTTAAAAAGGACGTTTAGTGTCCATAATTGAAACTATCGATATCGATAT containing:
- a CDS encoding aminotransferase class V-fold PLP-dependent enzyme, producing MFPISFGSDNHSGIHFTVFSALQKVNTGFCPAYGDDPLTHDIIRELEALFGGECEATLVMTGTGANVVALQSLIRSFNAIICAESAHINVDECGAVQKCSQARLSPIKTKDGKLSPELIAPRLLGNRDQHHSQFKIVSISQSTEYGTLYSVEEIMALADFAHAHNMLLHIDGARLANAAAALEVDLKTMTKDAGADIVSFGGTKNGLLFGEAIISFRPDLSSEIRFYRKQCNQLFSKMRFISAQFQAYLDKDLWLKNAQHANAMARLLAQRLAEIKQIKITQKVYVNSVFAIIPKAWLLPLQEKYMFYTWDEARNEVRLMCSFNTLEEHIEDLIATIRELIAS